In a genomic window of Quercus lobata isolate SW786 chromosome 4, ValleyOak3.0 Primary Assembly, whole genome shotgun sequence:
- the LOC115984072 gene encoding probable glutathione S-transferase parC, with product MAHEVVLLDFWPSMFGMRVRVALAEKGIKYEYKEEDLRNKSPLLLKMNPIHKKIPVLIHNGKPVCESLVIVQYIDEVWKDKNPFLPSDPYHKARSRFWADFIEQKVYDTARKIWATKGEEQEVAKKEFIETFKILEGELGEKPFFGGETFGFVDIALITFYSWFYTYETFGNFSIEAECPKIIAWAKRCMQKESVANSLPDQKKIYEFTVWMKKYFGMD from the exons ATGGCGCACGAGGTAGTTCTACTGGATTTCTGGCCAAGCATGTTTGGAATGAGGGTGAGGGTTGCACTGGCTGAGAAGGGTATCAAGTATGAGTACAAGGAGGAGGACTTGAGGAACAAGAGCCCTCTACTTCTGAAGATGAACCCCATTCACAAGAAGATCCCAGTTCTCATCCACAATGGCAAACCAGTATGTGAGTCTCTGGTCATCGTTCAGTACATTGACGAGGTGTGGAAAGACAAGAATCCATTTTTGCCCTCTGATCCTTACCACAAAGCTCGTTCCAGATTCTGGGCTGATTTTATTGAGCAGAAG GTGTATGACACTGCAAGGAAGATATGGGCCACCAAAGGAGAGGAGCAAGAGGTAGCGAAGAAGGAATTCATTGAAACTTTCAAGATATTAGAGGGAGAGCTTGGTGAAAAGCCTTTCTTTGGGGGTGAAACATTTGGCTTTGTTGACATTGCTCTAATCACTTTCTACAGTTGGTTTTACACATATGAGACCTTCGGCAATTTTAGCATAGAGGCTGAGTGCCCCAAGATTATTGCATGGGCTAAGAGGTGCATGCAGAAGGAGAGTGTTGCGAATTCTCTTCCTGACCAAAAGAAGATTTATGAGTTTACTGTTTGGATGAAGAAATATTTTGGCATGGACTAG